One region of Juglans microcarpa x Juglans regia isolate MS1-56 chromosome 7S, Jm3101_v1.0, whole genome shotgun sequence genomic DNA includes:
- the LOC121241473 gene encoding RING-H2 finger protein ATL70-like: MMNSMDGFAYSLGLSLVMVGLIITMTAASYYCTRRHSGHEPEASTNGNSITSTEEEDSAVDIEVGIDEPALRSNPMFLYCKAKLHKGDDHHSTASCCYICLADYGDADMLRLLPDCGHLFHGKCVDPWLRLHPTCPVCRSSPAPTPPAKTPLSNDQVASSLAVGRDIS; encoded by the coding sequence ATGATGAACTCCATGGATGGCTTTGCTTATAGCTTGGGACTCTCCCTTGTCATGGTTGGGCTTATCATAACGATGACCGCGGCATCTTACTACTGCACCCGTAGGCATTCAGGCCATGAACCTGAAGCTTCTACCAACGGCAACTCCATTACAAGCACCGAAGAAGAAGATTCCGCCGTTGATATTGAGGTCGGCATCGACGAACCCGCTCTCCGGAGCAACCCGATGTTCCTTTACTGCAAAGCCAAGCTCCACAAAGGTGATGATCATCACTCAACTGCTTCCTGCTGCTACATATGCTTGGCGGATTATGGGGATGCCGATATGCTTAGGCTGTTGCCGGATTGTGGCCATCTTTTCCATGGGAAGTGTGTGGATCCTTGGTTACGGCTGCATCCTACTTGTCCCGTCTGCCGGAGCTCGCCAGCCCCAACTCCTCCGGCTAAGACTCCTCTCTCTAATGATCAGGTAGCTTCCAGCTTGGCCGTGGGACGAGATATTTCATGA